A region of Drosophila suzukii chromosome 2L, CBGP_Dsuzu_IsoJpt1.0, whole genome shotgun sequence DNA encodes the following proteins:
- the LOC108010740 gene encoding voltage-dependent anion-selective channel: MPKAKERLRNLFRRNKRRNRPTTYPKDEEKKEDEPANQEEPEEPSKKDEMEIMPNPPEEGEMPSYFHVGALAKDLLITGFKIGAWKVECNTRTDKDYYLSTFGEGYPTMDSVFGGMEVFKEIDNYNMSLGWFTNNEILSEIGVHGMNFESRWYALLKSTIGTKDGVTFKTKLKCGFERNPVKVELVVPLYKEPLFLGYVVVTPVENWLLGYRAAYNLDDKGFDKHAFCLGYNNGRTEVGLKLENFEDLRGSIFQRIGENWAFALKSNLYSSENVKQFAFGIEYDFQNGTLVKAKVREDSRTGFVYQTKIGENVDVMYHLAFDGVDPVGGAHRIGVSWDFHC; encoded by the exons ATGCCAAAAGCGAAGGAACGGCTTCGCAACTTGTTCCGCAGGAACAAAAGGCGTAATCGTCCTACAACATATCCTAAAGATGaggaaaaaaaagaagacGAGCCAGCTAATCAGGAGGAGCCTGAAGAGCCCAGTAAGAAGGATGAAATGGAGATAATGCCCAATCCTCCAGAAGAGGGAGAAATGCCCTCGTACTTCCACGTGGGCGCCTTGGCAAAGGACCTTCTTATCACCGGTTTCAAAATAGGCGCCTGGAAAGTGGAGTGCAACACGAGGACGGACAAGGACTACTACCTGAGCACCTTCGGCGAGGGATATCCCACCATGGATTCCGTCTTTGGGGGAATGGAGGTGTTTAAGGAAATTGATAACTATAATATGTCCCTTGGCTGGTTCACCAACAATGAAATTTTGTCGGAGATAGGAGTGCATGGGATGAATTTTGAAAGTCGGTGGTACGCCCTCTTGAAGTCGACAATTGGCACAAAAGACGG AGTGACTTTTAAAACCAAGCTGAAATGTGGCTTTGAGCGAAATCCTGTGAAAGTGGAACTGGTGGTACCCCTTTACAAAGAACCCCTTTTCTTGGGCTATGTCGTGGTTACTCCAGTCGAAAATTGGCTGCTGGGATATAGGGCAGCTTACAACCTGGACGATAAAGGTTTCGATAAGCACGCTTTTTGTTTGGGCTATAACAATGGAAGAACCGAAGTGGGCCTGAAACT CGAGAATTTTGAGGACCTGCGAGGCTCGATCTTTCAACGGATTGGCGAAAACTGGGCCTTTGCTTTAAAGTCGAACCTTTACAGTTCTGAAAATGTCAAACAGTTTGCGTTTGGCATTGAGTACGACTTCCAGAATGGAACGTTGGTGAAGGCCAAGGTGCGCGAGGACTCAAGAACAGGGTTTGTCTATCAAACCAAAATCGGCGAAAACGTTGATGTCATGTATCACCTGGCTTTTGATGGCGTCGACCCTGTTGGTGGAGCTCATAGGATAGGTGTTTCATGGGACTTTCACTGTTAG
- the LOC108011155 gene encoding voltage-dependent anion-selective channel yields the protein MPMRYRIRNLFRKNKRKRLASENEPDTTDNSGGDAQNTSSEEEAKKENRVEILPPPPAEGEMPSYFHVGLLAKMCLIHGYSNGLWKLQSTSKTEKDFFLSSFGEGYPTWNSVYGGLEAYKEEGNFHASLAWLSDGYLLSDLGTRGEALGGTWSSVFKSMLSSSDGCEYQCKMKCGFERKPGKIELYVPIYKDPLFMGYFLCEPATNYLMGYRTVLNVEDKKFDMHAFCVGYSNNSTEVGMKLENFENIRGSIFQRIGEKWALALKANLYGNVNAKSVHVGGQYELEPGTLLKAKVRGDTRIGFIFQRRFREDIEALFHVCFEGKDPINGKHKFGASWYFNM from the exons ATGCCCATGAGATACAGGATACGAAACTTGTTCAGGAAGAACAAACGAAAACGTCTGGCATCCGAAAATGAGCCGGATACCACTGACAATAGTGGTGGTGATGCACAGAACACCAGCAGCGAGGAAGAAGCTAAGAAGGAGAATCGAGTGGAGATCCTGCCGCCTCCGCCGGCAGAGGGCGAGATGCCCAGTTACTTCCATGTGGGCCTCCTGGCTAAGATGTGCCTTATCCACGGATACTCCAATGGCCTCTGGAAGCTGCAGAGCACCTCGAAGACGGAGAAGGACTTCTTCCTGAGCAGCTTCGGCGAGGGCTATCCGACATGGAACTCTGTCTACGGCGGATTGGAGGCCTACAAGGAAGAGGGTAACTTTCACGCATCCCTTGCCTGGCTGTCCGATGGATACTTGCTGTCCGACCTTGGTACACGTGGAGAAGCTCTCGGCGGAACGTGGTCCTCTGTTTTTAAGTCTATGCTCAGCTCGAGTGACGG ATGTGAGTACCAATGCAAGATGAAGTGTGGCTTTGAACGCAAGCCCGGGAAAATAGAGCTTTATGTTCCTATTTACAAGGATCCCCTCTTTATGGGCTACTTTCTGTGCGAACCTgctacaaattatttaatgggTTACCGCACAGTACTTAATGTGGAGGATAAAAAATTCGACATGCATGCCTTTTGCGTGGGCTATAGCAATAATTCCACAGAAGTGGGAATGAAACT AGAGAACTTCGAGAACATTCGAGGATCGATTTTCCAGCGCATTGGAGAAAAGTGGGCCTTGGCCTTGAAGGCGAACCTTTATGGAAACGTGAATGCCAAAAGTGTTCACGTTGGGGGCCAGTACGAGTTGGAACCTGGCACTTTGCTAAAGGCAAAAGTGCGAGGGGATACTCGCATTGGGTTTATTTTTCAACGGAGATTTCGTGAGGACATTGAAGCTTTGTTTCACGTTTGTTTCGAAGGAAAAGATCCCATCAATGGAAAGCATAAATTTGGCGCCTCCTGGTACTTTAATATGTAG
- the Porin2 gene encoding voltage-dependent anion-selective channel yields the protein MAPTPTYPDLGKLARDLFKRGYHPGIWQIDCKTLTNSGIEFFTTGFASQDNSKVSGSLQSKYKIEDQGLTLTERWNTENWLFGEIMQRDKLAQGLMLALEAKFQPASNEADGKFKMGFAQENFNFLADIGLNSEPILNCSLVLGHKEFLGGVGTEFDIGNTEFKSWKVALGWSNETATLHGELKNGDTWLASLFYKANEKIDAGVEVTKGAGGGGGGAENAEGGDQDGGGDVIVNLGMIYHLEEEALIRAKINNVVELGLGYEQKLREGITASISAVLDCNNFKDGNHRLGVGVALQC from the exons ATGGCTCCAACGCCGACGTATCCCGATCTGGGTAAGCTGGCTCGCGATCTTTTCAAGCGCGGCTACCATCCGGGAATCTGGCAAATCGACTGCAAGACTCTGACCAATTCGGGGATCGAGTTCTTTACCACGGGCTTCGCCAGCCAGGACAACAGCAAGGTGTCCGGCTCTCTGCAGAGCAAGTATAAAATCGAGGACCAGGGCCTGACCCTCACGGAGCGATGGAACACGGAGAACTGGCTCTTTGGCGAGATAATGCAGCGAGACAAGTTGGCACAGGGTCTGATGCTAGCCCTTGAGGCCAAGTTTCAACCAGCATCAAA CGAAGCGGATGGAAAGTTCAAGATGGGCTTTGCCCAGGAGAATTTCAACTTCCTGGCCGACATTGGGCTAAACTCGGAGCCGATTTTGAACTGCTCGCTGGTTTTGGGCCACAAGGAGTTCCTGGGCGGAGTGGGAACCGAGTTCGATATTGGCAACACCGAATTTAAAAGCTGGAAAGTGGCCTTGGGTTGGTCCAACGAAACAGCAACCCTCCATGGCGAGCT GAAGAACGGAGACACCTGGCTGGCTTCACTCTTTTACAAGGCGAACGAGAAGATCGATGCCGGGGTCGAGGTCACCAAAGGCGCCGGCGGCGGTGGTGGAGGAGCCGAAAACGCTGAGGGCGGAGATCAGGACGGAGGCGGAGATGTGATCGTCAACCTGGGCATGATTTATCACCTGGAAGAAGAAGCCCTCATCCGTGCCAAGATCAACAACGTGGTGGAGCTGGGCCTGGGATATGAGCAGAAGCTGCGCGAGGGCATCACCGCCTCCATTTCCGCGGTGCTGGATTGCAACAACTTCAAGGATGGAAACCACAGATtgggagtgggcgtggccctCCAGTGCTAA
- the porin gene encoding voltage-dependent anion-selective channel has product MAPPSYSDLGKQARDVFSKGYNFGLWKLDLKTKTSSGIEFNTAGHSNQESGKVFGSLETKYKVKDYGLTLTEKWNTDNTLFTEVAVQDQLLEGLKLSLEGNFAPQSGNKNGKFKVAYGHENVKADSDVNIDLKGPLINASAVLGYQGWLAGYQTAFDTQQSKLTTNNFALGYTTKDFVLHTAVNDGQEFSGSIFQRTSDKLDVGVQLSWASGTSNTKFAIGAKYQLDDDASVRAKVNNASQVGLGYQQKLRDGVTLTLSTLVDGKNFNAGGHKIGVGLELEA; this is encoded by the exons ATGGCTCCTCCATCTTACAGCGATTTGGGCAAACAGGCTCGCGATGTCTTCAGCAAAGGCTACAACTTTGGCCTGTGGAAGCTGGATCTGAAGACCAAGACCTCGTCGGGCATCGAGTTCAACACAGCCGGACACTCCAACCAGGAGTCTGGCAAGGTCTTCGGCTCCCTGGAGACCAAGTACAAGGTCAAGGACTACGGCCTGACCCTGACTGAGAAGTGGAACACAGACAACACCCTGTTCACTGAGGTCGCTGTCCAGGATCAGCTCCTCGAGGGTCTGAAGCTGTCCCTGGAGGGCAACTTCGCTCCCCAGTCTGG CAACAAGAACGGCAAGTTCAAGGTGGCCTACGGCCATGAGAACGTCAAGGCCGATTCGGACGTGAACATTGATCTGAAGGGTCCCTTGATCAATGCTTCTGCCGTGCTTGGCTACCAGGGATGGTTGGCCGGTTACCAGACCGCATTTGACACACAACAGTCCAAGTTGACCACCAACAACTTTGCCCTTGGCTACACCACCAAGGACTTTGTCTTGCACACAGCTGT CAACGACGGCCAGGAGTTCAGCGGCTCGATCTTCCAACGCACTTCGGACAAGCTGGATGTGGGTGTGCAGCTGTCGTGGGCCAGCGGCACCAGCAACACCAAGTTCGCCATCGGCGCCAAATACCAACTGGATGACGATGCTAGCGTGCGCGCTAAGGTCAACAACGCCAGCCAGGTGGGTCTGGGATACCAGCAGAAGCTGCGCGACGGTGTCACCCTGACCCTGTCCACGCTGGTCGATGGCAAGAACTTCAATGCCGGTGGCCACAAGATCGGTGTTGGTCTGGAGCTGGAGGCCTAA